One Alphaproteobacteria bacterium genomic window carries:
- a CDS encoding efflux RND transporter permease subunit: MTAPKNSDNSSQSFGFTEIFIRRPVLATVLSLIIILIGLVTMSRLNLREYPNVSFPKVSVIIQLEGASPEIIETLITKKLESTLSGIEGVETIVSQSMIGESRISLMFDNGRRIDDAASDVRDRIARVRDTLPRGITDPRIRKADADAVSVVDLALTSSEHTPEEMADYIQKYLINQFEALPGVSSAEVFGGGMFEMHVMLDPVKLASYQLSPEDVVVAVKRQNVQKPAGQLRMKDRDIIVTTTAALKTEDDFRDISLVEKDGGLVRLKDVAQVVLKAEDRRNKIRFNQLPSVSLSIVKQSVANPLDIARGLEKLLPKISENLPRGMKIHVAYDSTVFIEESINEVKRTIFEATFLVIVVVLLTLGSLRAVWIPAVTIPISLIGTFALMYLLGFTINILTLLALVLAIGLVVDDAIVVLENVYRYIEKGMKPLPAAIKGASEVRFAVIAMTLTLAAVYAPIALTPGLVGKLFTEFAITLAGAVLISGFIAITLSPMMCAKILRVHDAGSVEKKTIISKAIAWVDRVFDKTSVYYASFLGRTLLKPGIVLLSAVILSTMSFGLSTLLKSELNPTQDTGIIASRISPPFGANLAYVDKYMIQAEEIVRAIPEVKSILAQSQTPGEPTLRVMLGTVNERTRSSETIATELNEQMMKITGLDIRMSPRSSGVIPNSANPFQIVLQSSKPYKELVEIADNFSRHLMRNKNLMQVVPDIIPEGQQFTVDVDRDKAAALGVDVSTVSEVLDTAISGRIADHFQRDGKRYPVRVELDDDFRATPEDLSSIFLRSIRKQTSGDTDQDRMIPLSELIKVTKTTSQTEIRHYGGVRSVSIFGRIRPGGSLGEAIDDVRVLAKEHLPDNVLYDFAGESRRYLDEQSSIVLVYGMALLFIFLILAAQYESYIDPLIILFSVPLSLSGGVLFLYVFGGTLNLYSQIGFVTLIGLITKHAILIVDFANHQVHEEGIHPFPAVIDAACLRLRPILMTTFAMVVGALPLMFATGNGFEVRRQIGMVIVGGMSIGTVCTLVVVPAFYVIVKKWLLARA, translated from the coding sequence ATGACAGCACCCAAAAATTCTGATAACTCCTCCCAATCATTTGGCTTTACAGAAATATTTATCCGACGCCCTGTATTAGCGACTGTTTTATCCCTGATCATTATATTAATAGGTCTTGTGACGATGTCTCGGTTGAATTTACGGGAATATCCGAATGTTTCATTCCCGAAAGTCAGTGTTATTATCCAGCTTGAAGGCGCAAGTCCCGAGATTATCGAAACCCTCATTACAAAGAAACTGGAAAGCACTCTTTCGGGAATCGAAGGGGTTGAAACGATTGTTTCTCAAAGTATGATTGGTGAGAGTCGCATTAGTTTGATGTTTGATAATGGGCGGCGCATTGATGATGCGGCGAGTGATGTACGTGACAGAATTGCTCGTGTGCGTGATACCTTGCCACGTGGAATTACGGATCCTCGGATTCGTAAAGCCGATGCTGATGCTGTTTCGGTAGTTGATTTGGCCCTGACAAGCTCAGAACATACACCTGAGGAAATGGCTGACTATATCCAAAAATATCTGATCAACCAATTTGAAGCACTACCAGGTGTTTCGAGTGCGGAAGTTTTTGGCGGTGGTATGTTTGAGATGCACGTTATGTTAGATCCTGTGAAGCTTGCTTCGTACCAGCTCAGCCCTGAAGACGTGGTGGTTGCGGTTAAGCGTCAGAATGTACAGAAACCTGCGGGTCAGTTGCGTATGAAAGATCGTGATATCATTGTGACAACAACAGCAGCTCTTAAAACAGAGGATGATTTTCGCGATATTAGTCTTGTTGAAAAAGATGGCGGACTTGTCCGCTTAAAAGACGTTGCACAGGTAGTGTTAAAAGCAGAAGATCGCCGGAATAAAATTCGCTTTAATCAGCTTCCATCTGTCTCGTTGTCTATTGTTAAACAATCTGTTGCCAATCCACTCGATATTGCCCGTGGATTAGAAAAGCTCTTACCAAAAATTTCAGAAAATCTCCCGCGGGGAATGAAAATCCATGTGGCCTATGACTCCACAGTATTCATTGAGGAATCGATTAATGAAGTAAAGCGTACTATTTTTGAGGCAACATTTCTTGTTATTGTGGTGGTTTTGTTGACGCTTGGATCGCTACGGGCCGTCTGGATTCCAGCGGTAACAATTCCCATCTCTCTTATTGGGACCTTTGCCTTGATGTATTTGTTGGGATTTACGATTAATATTTTGACTCTACTGGCTCTTGTTCTTGCTATTGGTTTGGTTGTCGACGATGCTATTGTTGTTTTGGAAAATGTCTATCGCTATATTGAAAAGGGGATGAAGCCTCTTCCTGCGGCGATTAAAGGAGCGTCTGAGGTTCGTTTTGCGGTAATTGCGATGACTCTCACGCTAGCGGCTGTTTATGCGCCGATTGCTTTGACGCCTGGGCTTGTTGGTAAACTGTTTACAGAGTTTGCCATTACATTAGCGGGTGCTGTTTTGATATCAGGTTTTATTGCTATTACGCTTTCTCCCATGATGTGTGCGAAGATTTTGCGGGTACATGATGCAGGTTCTGTAGAGAAAAAAACAATTATTTCTAAGGCCATTGCTTGGGTTGATAGAGTATTTGACAAAACAAGCGTTTACTATGCTTCTTTTTTGGGAAGAACATTACTTAAACCGGGTATTGTGCTTCTGAGTGCTGTGATTCTATCTACTATGAGTTTTGGCCTTTCGACACTTTTAAAATCAGAGCTTAACCCTACACAAGATACAGGGATCATTGCTTCGCGGATTTCACCGCCTTTCGGTGCCAATCTTGCGTACGTTGATAAATACATGATACAGGCTGAAGAAATTGTACGTGCCATTCCTGAAGTTAAAAGTATCTTGGCACAATCACAAACACCTGGTGAGCCCACGTTGCGGGTTATGCTAGGAACAGTGAATGAACGTACGCGTAGCTCAGAAACAATCGCGACTGAGCTCAATGAACAAATGATGAAAATTACGGGTCTTGATATACGGATGTCACCACGCTCTAGTGGCGTAATTCCTAACAGTGCAAACCCTTTTCAAATTGTTCTTCAATCGTCAAAGCCATATAAAGAGCTTGTGGAGATTGCGGATAATTTTAGTCGACACTTGATGCGCAACAAAAACTTGATGCAGGTTGTGCCTGATATTATCCCTGAAGGGCAACAGTTTACTGTTGACGTGGATAGGGATAAAGCTGCGGCGTTGGGTGTCGATGTGAGCACTGTGAGTGAAGTTCTTGATACCGCTATTAGTGGGCGAATCGCTGATCATTTTCAACGGGATGGAAAGCGCTATCCTGTCCGTGTTGAGCTTGACGATGATTTTCGGGCGACGCCGGAAGATCTTTCAAGCATTTTCCTGCGCAGCATACGCAAACAAACAAGCGGTGATACGGATCAGGATCGCATGATTCCCCTGAGTGAGCTCATAAAGGTCACAAAGACAACCTCGCAAACAGAAATTCGGCACTACGGAGGGGTTCGTTCAGTAAGCATTTTTGGGCGCATACGTCCAGGAGGCTCTTTGGGCGAAGCTATTGATGACGTCCGTGTGCTTGCTAAGGAACATCTTCCTGACAATGTTCTGTATGATTTTGCGGGTGAAAGTCGCCGCTATTTGGATGAGCAATCCAGCATTGTCCTTGTGTATGGAATGGCCTTGCTTTTTATTTTTCTTATTCTTGCTGCGCAATATGAAAGTTATATTGATCCTTTGATCATTCTTTTTAGTGTTCCGTTATCACTCTCTGGTGGGGTACTCTTTTTGTATGTTTTTGGAGGGACTCTAAACCTTTATAGCCAGATTGGATTCGTAACGCTGATTGGTTTAATAACAAAACACGCCATTCTCATTGTGGATTTCGCCAATCACCAGGTCCATGAAGAAGGGATTCATCCGTTTCCTGCTGTGATTGATGCGGCCTGCCTGCGGCTGCGCCCTATCCTTATGACAACTTTTGCAATGGTTGTGGGAGCTCTCCCACTTATGTTTGCAACAGGGAATGGGTTTGAGGTTCGTCGTCAAATTGGCATGGTGATTGTGGGAGGTATGTCAATTGGTACCGTGTGTACGTTAGTGGTGGTTCCTGCTTTTTATGTTATTGTGAAAAAATGGCTTCTTGCGCGCGCGTAA
- a CDS encoding MBL fold metallo-hydrolase, producing MKISFWGTRGSLPCPGARYTKYGGNTSCISITTSNGELVIDAGTGLRNYGNARQGKATQNLPNVYHIALSHFHYDHIIGIPFFKPLWDPNAIIHFYSGTCAGREDLERVLRLLFREPFLPMCYDDIPATLILHTLTETQSIEIFSGVCLRVFPLNHPGGACGYSVSEQGKSVAYVSDHEHSQQGEKNLTPFLHGHDLMIFDAFFCNETYRAGWGHSTWEQGVSLAKSLNIPQVALFHHHIECDDGALDILQNQISQVFSGAFFAREGTTVTLTEAF from the coding sequence ATGAAGATTTCTTTTTGGGGAACACGTGGATCACTTCCTTGTCCAGGAGCACGCTATACAAAGTATGGAGGAAACACCAGTTGCATTTCTATCACGACAAGCAATGGTGAGCTTGTTATTGATGCCGGAACAGGGTTGCGTAACTATGGTAATGCACGTCAAGGAAAAGCAACGCAAAACCTCCCCAACGTATACCATATTGCTCTTTCGCACTTTCACTATGATCACATTATTGGAATCCCCTTTTTCAAGCCTTTATGGGATCCAAACGCTATCATTCATTTTTATTCTGGAACATGCGCAGGAAGAGAAGATCTTGAGCGTGTGCTACGGTTGCTCTTTCGCGAGCCATTTCTGCCTATGTGCTACGATGATATTCCAGCAACACTCATACTCCACACGCTGACAGAAACACAATCCATAGAAATTTTTTCTGGTGTTTGTCTTCGGGTATTTCCCCTTAATCATCCCGGAGGAGCATGCGGCTATAGCGTGAGTGAACAAGGAAAGTCGGTTGCCTATGTTTCTGACCATGAGCACTCTCAACAAGGAGAGAAAAATCTAACCCCTTTTCTTCATGGACATGACCTGATGATTTTCGACGCATTTTTCTGCAATGAAACATACCGTGCAGGATGGGGACATTCCACCTGGGAGCAGGGGGTATCTCTCGCAAAAAGCCTAAACATACCCCAAGTTGCCCTTTTCCACCATCACATCGAGTGTGATGATGGTGCTCTTGATATCCTACAGAACCAAATTTCCCAGGTTTTTTCAGGTGCGTTCTTTGCGCGCGAAGGAACAACTGTCACTCTTACTGAGGCTTTTTGA
- a CDS encoding TIGR00282 family metallophosphoesterase, translating into MRILFFGDVVGRSGRDALIEHLPRIHDRFTPDCVIVNAENAAAGFGVTKSICEDLYAAGVHVITTGNHVWDNTDILNAFQSFKGLLRPANFPQSSPGSGWTLYPIPIGKNQGKHILVINLMGRLFMDPLNDPFEIMEEILQKYSLSSPSTDAIFVDFHGEATSEKQAFAAYFDGKISGVIGTHTHVPTADTRILPQGTAFQTDAGMCGDYQSVIGMELSTSFPKFLKRGPSKRMQVSSGEGTLFGVCIDVDDQTGKAIAVERLQYGKSL; encoded by the coding sequence ATACGAATCCTCTTTTTTGGTGATGTTGTTGGTCGATCGGGACGCGATGCCCTCATCGAACACCTGCCGCGTATTCACGATCGTTTTACACCAGACTGCGTGATTGTAAACGCGGAAAATGCCGCTGCAGGGTTTGGTGTTACCAAAAGCATCTGTGAAGATTTATACGCAGCGGGGGTTCATGTGATTACCACAGGGAATCATGTTTGGGATAATACAGACATTCTCAATGCCTTTCAGAGCTTCAAAGGCCTTCTGAGACCGGCAAACTTTCCTCAGTCATCTCCTGGGAGCGGCTGGACTTTATACCCCATACCAATAGGGAAAAATCAGGGGAAGCATATTCTTGTTATTAACTTGATGGGGCGGTTGTTCATGGATCCACTGAATGATCCCTTTGAAATCATGGAAGAAATTCTCCAAAAATATAGCCTTTCTAGCCCCTCTACTGATGCCATTTTTGTTGATTTTCATGGAGAAGCAACAAGCGAAAAACAAGCTTTTGCCGCGTATTTTGATGGCAAAATTAGCGGCGTGATAGGAACTCATACCCATGTTCCCACAGCAGACACCCGCATTTTACCACAAGGAACAGCCTTTCAAACAGATGCCGGCATGTGCGGCGACTATCAATCCGTCATTGGGATGGAATTAAGCACATCATTTCCCAAATTCTTGAAACGAGGCCCATCAAAACGTATGCAAGTTTCATCGGGAGAAGGAACACTTTTTGGGGTATGCATTGATGTGGATGATCAAACAGGAAAAGCCATTGCTGTTGAGCGCCTCCAGTACGGAAAATCTCTTTAG
- a CDS encoding haloacid dehalogenase-like hydrolase, with protein MHTIVQQKTIGEAIVAHMLDTKIFDNPKIPWCIDLDGTLITEDVTVRAFWGLVRQPSPLKLMRGLLCFFRGHAQAKQYVEQSYKVDVRTLTYNKGLLNLIKRHRAQGGLTVLATAADKSVAERISQYLGLFDAVVASDGTTNRRAQAKAIALNERLGKGRYLYAGNSKDDLQVWPSACAALVVNASTLVAKKALQLGIPCRIL; from the coding sequence ATGCATACCATTGTACAACAAAAAACCATAGGAGAGGCCATAGTCGCCCATATGCTTGATACGAAAATATTTGATAATCCCAAGATTCCCTGGTGCATTGATCTGGATGGAACTCTCATTACAGAAGATGTGACTGTGCGTGCTTTTTGGGGTCTTGTAAGGCAACCGAGCCCTCTTAAACTGATGCGGGGTCTGTTATGTTTTTTTCGCGGTCATGCCCAAGCAAAACAATATGTGGAGCAGTCTTACAAAGTGGATGTGAGAACCCTTACATACAATAAAGGACTCTTGAACTTGATCAAGCGTCACCGTGCACAAGGAGGACTAACCGTGTTAGCCACTGCCGCAGATAAAAGTGTGGCCGAGCGTATTTCTCAGTACTTAGGTCTCTTTGATGCTGTAGTTGCCAGTGATGGCACGACTAACCGGCGTGCTCAGGCAAAGGCGATTGCCCTGAACGAACGGTTGGGAAAAGGCAGATACCTTTATGCAGGAAACTCTAAGGATGATTTGCAGGTATGGCCATCTGCCTGTGCTGCTCTTGTGGTAAATGCTTCAACTCTTGTAGCAAAGAAGGCTCTCCAGTTGGGAATTCCTTGCAGGATTTTATAA
- a CDS encoding thiamine-monophosphate kinase yields the protein MHQGLTESHVIDALRRAFPHDADLHNDAAMHHATSHEIIVCSDNCIEGIHFHNTDSPKTVVKRFMCRVFSDLAASGAYPTAISLNFMLGSRITLSYITEMIAHIKDICESDNIRLLGGDTSLLPGETSAFSITALGHTDHRLRRDLAIDGQLLFVTGTIGDSYLAFMIKSGKLTAPTSAIREYFYAHDESPNARVSCMQTLCPHIDCAIDISDGLLQDAHNLGLSSNKHTVIHISDIPLSVQACAVLQACDSDTRQELLIKMLTWGDDYEVLFTAYPETLLPIKKVQEIHSLPVTCIGYVGIKKDKNSCVTLIASDGSDITPSVLGYAHKRIMRK from the coding sequence ATGCACCAAGGACTTACTGAAAGTCACGTAATTGATGCCCTGCGGCGCGCCTTCCCTCATGATGCAGATTTGCATAATGATGCTGCCATGCATCATGCGACCTCACACGAAATTATTGTGTGCTCGGATAACTGTATTGAAGGAATCCACTTTCATAACACAGACTCTCCCAAGACTGTCGTTAAGCGTTTTATGTGTCGTGTATTTTCGGACCTTGCCGCTTCGGGAGCATACCCAACAGCAATCTCCCTTAATTTCATGCTTGGTTCCAGAATAACCCTTTCTTATATCACCGAGATGATTGCACATATTAAAGACATCTGTGAAAGTGATAATATTCGGCTGCTGGGTGGGGACACATCCTTATTACCAGGAGAGACATCGGCTTTTAGCATTACAGCTCTTGGCCACACTGACCATCGATTGAGGCGAGATTTAGCCATTGATGGACAGCTTTTGTTTGTAACGGGAACAATTGGTGATTCATATCTTGCTTTTATGATTAAAAGTGGAAAACTTACAGCACCAACATCGGCAATTCGGGAGTATTTTTATGCGCACGATGAATCGCCAAACGCACGCGTTTCCTGTATGCAAACACTGTGTCCTCACATTGACTGTGCTATTGATATTTCAGATGGTCTTTTGCAAGATGCCCATAACTTAGGCTTATCCTCCAACAAACACACCGTAATCCATATTTCAGACATCCCGCTTTCTGTCCAAGCATGCGCCGTTCTTCAGGCATGTGACAGTGACACCCGGCAGGAACTTCTCATAAAAATGTTAACCTGGGGGGATGATTATGAAGTTTTGTTTACAGCCTATCCAGAAACCCTTTTGCCTATCAAGAAAGTCCAAGAAATCCATTCTCTGCCTGTGACGTGCATTGGGTATGTTGGGATTAAAAAAGATAAGAACTCCTGCGTTACACTGATTGCCTCTGATGGGTCAGATATCACCCCATCAGTTTTAGGATACGCACACAAAAGGATTATGAGAAAATGA